From one Minwuia thermotolerans genomic stretch:
- a CDS encoding peptidylprolyl isomerase: MNVKLILPAIAAALWMAFAAPAHSQQVLDIVAVVDDEVISAYDLEERIDLIIVTADLPRTEETRQRLRPQVLRTLVDEELQKKAARNLGITVTNGDIDAEIEAIAERNNMSGPALVQNLDRAGVDEHAIRQQVLAGIAWQRFIGARLLRTVDVSDEEIDEEIARLEAAEGETSYLVNEIRLTVEQPSQEDEVRGSAERLVRQIRAGASFAALARQFSSGATAQSGGDVGWIRAEQLGPEIGEVLPTMTPGSVSDPIRTDTGYAIVALRETRIEGQRQPEKVQVELSQILIPLGRNAPQQAVDEARARAAALRPEIAGCADAARLAGEVQGAQAADLGRLRIGDLPVDFRSAIADLDVGDVSPPLRTAAGIHLLIVCDRSEPVEATVDRERIRNAILNRKLNLRAQAQLRDLRRDSIVDYR, from the coding sequence ATGAACGTGAAGCTGATACTGCCGGCCATCGCCGCCGCGCTCTGGATGGCGTTCGCCGCGCCGGCGCATTCCCAGCAGGTGCTGGACATCGTCGCCGTGGTCGACGACGAGGTGATTTCTGCCTACGACCTGGAGGAGCGGATCGACCTGATCATCGTCACCGCCGATCTGCCGCGTACGGAGGAGACGCGGCAGCGGCTGCGCCCACAGGTGCTGCGCACTCTGGTCGACGAGGAACTGCAGAAGAAGGCGGCGCGCAATCTCGGCATCACGGTCACCAACGGCGATATCGACGCCGAGATCGAGGCCATCGCCGAACGCAACAACATGAGCGGCCCGGCGCTGGTGCAGAATCTCGATCGCGCCGGCGTCGACGAACATGCCATCCGCCAGCAGGTCCTGGCCGGGATCGCGTGGCAGCGCTTCATCGGCGCCCGGTTGCTGCGGACCGTCGATGTCTCCGATGAGGAGATCGACGAGGAGATCGCCCGGCTTGAGGCCGCCGAGGGCGAGACATCCTATCTGGTCAACGAGATCCGTCTGACGGTCGAACAGCCGTCCCAGGAGGACGAGGTGCGCGGCTCGGCAGAACGCCTGGTGCGCCAGATTCGGGCCGGCGCGAGTTTTGCCGCTCTGGCGCGGCAGTTCTCGTCCGGCGCTACTGCCCAGAGCGGCGGGGATGTCGGCTGGATCCGCGCCGAACAGCTCGGCCCGGAGATCGGCGAGGTGCTGCCGACCATGACGCCGGGCTCGGTTTCCGATCCGATCCGGACCGACACCGGCTACGCCATCGTGGCGCTGCGCGAAACGCGGATCGAAGGCCAGCGCCAGCCGGAGAAGGTCCAGGTCGAACTCAGCCAGATCCTCATTCCGCTGGGGCGGAACGCGCCGCAGCAGGCAGTGGACGAGGCGCGGGCCCGGGCGGCTGCGCTCCGACCCGAGATTGCAGGCTGCGCCGACGCTGCGCGGCTTGCCGGGGAGGTGCAGGGGGCGCAGGCGGCCGATCTCGGGCGACTGCGCATCGGCGACCTGCCCGTCGATTTCCGTTCGGCCATCGCGGACCTTGATGTGGGTGACGTCAGCCCGCCGCTGCGCACCGCGGCCGGCATCCATCTGCTGATCGTCTGCGACCGCTCGGAGCCGGTGGAGGCGACCGTCGACCGGGAGCGGATCCGCAACGCGATCCTGAACCGCAAGCTGAACCTTCGCGCCCAGGCCCAGTTGCGTGACCTGCGCCGGGATTCGATCGTGGACTACAGATAG